One Sporanaerobacter acetigenes DSM 13106 genomic window carries:
- a CDS encoding ABC-2 transporter permease, giving the protein MIGMLKRDLTFMIADKKNRLFFLLYIPFLLFIVESDDPKWPYGIILYTYTYLMAITPFSYDVTHKTSYMINSLPISRKGIVLQKYLLTFVYFLITIVYSGVYLWIINILRIKTVDYFNLEMIKTVIPVILISTSLIYPAYFRFEPKLAQVVHMIIFMSSFIAMINVANLGEKAMINYINLPTISNYILPISIVLYLLSLLLSMKLYETRDL; this is encoded by the coding sequence ATGATAGGGATGTTGAAAAGAGATTTAACTTTTATGATTGCAGATAAAAAAAATAGATTATTTTTTCTATTATATATACCTTTTTTACTTTTTATAGTAGAATCCGATGACCCAAAGTGGCCATACGGTATAATATTGTATACTTATACCTATCTTATGGCTATAACACCATTTAGCTATGATGTTACGCACAAAACTAGTTATATGATAAATTCTCTACCTATTAGTAGAAAGGGAATTGTTCTACAAAAGTATTTGTTAACATTTGTATATTTTCTAATAACAATTGTGTATTCTGGGGTCTATTTGTGGATAATTAATATTTTGAGAATAAAAACTGTGGATTATTTTAATTTAGAAATGATAAAAACAGTAATACCTGTAATACTTATTTCTACATCATTGATATATCCAGCATATTTTAGATTTGAACCTAAATTAGCTCAAGTAGTTCATATGATAATTTTTATGTCTTCATTTATTGCTATGATAAATGTTGCTAACTTAGGGGAGAAAGCTATGATAAATTATATAAATCTTCCTACTATTAGTAATTATATTTTGCCCATATCTATTGTCTTATATCTACTGTCATTACTATTATCTATGAAACTTTATGAAACAAGAGACTTATAA
- a CDS encoding D-serine ammonia-lyase: MSILNNIKTLKEVFWINPKYESFDNVKDSLEVSKEDVLDAEKRLNRFAPYIKSAFPETASSDGIIESPIAKIPNMKKRMESDLDKKISGELLVKLDSNLPIAGSIKARGGIYEVLKHAETLAIEKDMLSIEDDYSIINSDRFRDFYSNYTIQVGSTGNLGISIGIMSAKLGFKVKVHMSRDAKEWKKGLLRSKGVEVIEYASDYSKAVEEGRKLSHMNPKSYFIDDENSKDLFMGYAVAAFRLKKQLEEANILVDEKHPLIVYLPCGVGGGPGGVAYGLKLVYGDNVHCFFAEPTHSPSMLLGLVTGLHSEICVQDFGIDNKTEADGLAVGRPSSFVGKTMEKLLAGEYTIDDERLYKLLQALLDEEQIYLEPSALAGFMGPVYVSEKECIDHLENATHICWATGGSLVPKKLMEKYYEKGKMLNIKRAI; the protein is encoded by the coding sequence TTGTCCATTTTAAATAATATAAAAACCCTAAAGGAAGTCTTCTGGATAAACCCTAAGTATGAGAGCTTTGATAATGTAAAAGATAGCCTCGAAGTTTCAAAAGAAGATGTATTAGATGCAGAAAAAAGGCTAAATAGATTTGCCCCATATATAAAAAGTGCATTCCCCGAAACAGCTTCATCTGATGGTATCATAGAATCTCCCATAGCTAAAATACCAAATATGAAAAAACGGATGGAAAGTGATTTAGATAAAAAAATTTCAGGAGAGCTTTTAGTTAAACTTGACAGCAATTTGCCCATAGCTGGTTCCATAAAGGCTAGAGGAGGAATCTATGAAGTACTTAAACATGCTGAAACACTAGCTATAGAAAAAGATATGCTATCTATAGAAGATGATTATTCAATTATCAATAGTGATAGATTTAGAGATTTTTATAGTAATTATACTATTCAAGTTGGAAGTACAGGAAATTTGGGAATTAGCATTGGTATCATGAGTGCAAAATTAGGATTTAAAGTGAAGGTTCATATGTCTAGGGATGCAAAAGAGTGGAAAAAGGGCCTTTTGCGAAGCAAAGGTGTTGAAGTAATTGAATATGCTTCTGACTACTCAAAGGCAGTAGAAGAGGGAAGAAAACTATCACACATGAATCCTAAAAGCTATTTTATTGATGATGAAAATTCAAAGGATTTATTTATGGGATATGCCGTAGCAGCCTTTAGACTTAAAAAGCAGTTAGAAGAGGCGAATATATTGGTAGATGAAAAACATCCTCTAATTGTATATCTTCCTTGTGGAGTAGGTGGAGGCCCTGGTGGAGTTGCATATGGACTAAAATTGGTATACGGTGACAATGTACACTGCTTTTTTGCTGAACCAACTCATTCCCCATCAATGTTACTTGGACTTGTAACTGGACTACATAGTGAAATCTGCGTACAAGATTTTGGAATAGACAACAAAACTGAAGCTGATGGCTTAGCTGTAGGAAGGCCTTCAAGTTTTGTAGGAAAAACTATGGAAAAGCTATTGGCTGGAGAGTATACTATTGATGATGAAAGGCTGTATAAATTGTTGCAAGCTCTTTTAGATGAAGAACAAATTTATCTAGAACCTTCTGCCCTGGCAGGATTCATGGGCCCTGTATATGTATCAGAAAAAGAATGCATAGATCATTTAGAAAATGCAACTCATATCTGTTGGGCAACAGGCGGAAGTCTTGTACCAAAAAAACTTATGGAAAAGTACTATGAAAAAGGAAAAATGTTGAATATAAAAAGGGCTATTTAG
- a CDS encoding DsrE/DsrF/DrsH-like family protein: protein MGKKMNILMFSGEYDKALAALILANTAKEMNMDVTMFFAFWGLCLVRDPNKMTDEDKTSYEKMFANFTPRGIEYLPLSKMNMGGIGKKMLKSMMNENDTPSLDKFLQGAINKGVNMYGCKLSVEVMGFSKEELLPEVKIITAEEYLKDAIESDMQLFI, encoded by the coding sequence ATGGGGAAAAAAATGAATATACTCATGTTTAGTGGAGAATATGACAAAGCGCTAGCTGCTCTCATTCTTGCCAATACAGCTAAAGAAATGAATATGGATGTAACTATGTTTTTTGCCTTTTGGGGACTTTGTCTTGTGAGGGATCCAAACAAAATGACCGATGAAGACAAAACTTCCTATGAAAAGATGTTTGCCAATTTCACTCCAAGAGGCATAGAATATCTTCCATTGTCTAAGATGAATATGGGCGGTATAGGCAAAAAAATGCTTAAAAGTATGATGAATGAAAATGACACTCCTTCTCTAGACAAATTTTTGCAGGGTGCTATAAACAAAGGTGTAAATATGTATGGATGCAAGTTGTCAGTAGAAGTCATGGGATTTAGTAAAGAAGAACTTCTGCCAGAAGTAAAAATAATCACTGCAGAAGAATATTTAAAAGATGCCATAGAATCAGATATGCAATTGTTCATATGA
- a CDS encoding GntR family transcriptional regulator, with protein sequence MKILISNSSNEPIYEQISSQIKSMILKGELIEGEMLPSIRGLARDLQISVITTKRAYDELEREGFIESVQGKGSYVAGQNKELMREMKLKIIEEQLQEVVKECNVLGLSYQEVIEMLRILFEEV encoded by the coding sequence ATGAAAATACTTATTTCAAATTCCTCAAATGAGCCCATATATGAGCAGATATCTAGCCAGATAAAATCTATGATACTTAAGGGAGAACTTATAGAAGGGGAGATGCTTCCTTCTATAAGGGGACTTGCTAGGGATCTTCAAATAAGTGTCATTACCACAAAGAGGGCTTATGATGAATTGGAGAGGGAAGGCTTTATTGAATCAGTTCAGGGGAAGGGGTCCTATGTTGCTGGTCAAAACAAGGAACTTATGAGAGAGATGAAATTAAAGATTATAGAAGAACAATTGCAAGAAGTAGTTAAGGAATGCAATGTATTGGGACTTTCCTATCAAGAAGTAATTGAAATGCTAAGAATTTTGTTTGAGGAGGTTTAA
- a CDS encoding biotin transporter BioY, which produces MKISTKDMVLVSLFTALTAIGAFLSIPLGNVPITLQTLFTILSGLILGPKLGSLSQLVYVILGLCGIRIFAGFSGGPQTVFSPSFGFLIGFIFAAYIVGIIGNAEKKVNFKKMFLAALAGTAVIYAFGVPYMYLILNKVLLKEISFATALKTGCIIFLPGDLIKCFVATYVATKVVPKFCKN; this is translated from the coding sequence ATGAAAATCAGTACAAAAGACATGGTATTGGTATCATTATTCACAGCATTGACAGCTATAGGAGCTTTTTTAAGTATTCCATTAGGAAATGTTCCTATTACTCTTCAAACCCTTTTTACTATTTTATCTGGACTTATATTGGGACCTAAACTTGGTAGCTTGTCTCAACTAGTATATGTGATATTAGGACTTTGCGGAATAAGAATATTTGCAGGATTTTCAGGAGGACCACAGACAGTTTTTAGTCCCTCTTTTGGATTCTTGATAGGATTTATATTTGCAGCATACATAGTTGGAATCATAGGAAATGCTGAAAAGAAAGTTAACTTTAAGAAAATGTTTTTAGCTGCATTGGCAGGCACAGCTGTTATTTATGCTTTTGGTGTTCCCTATATGTATTTGATATTAAATAAAGTGCTGTTAAAAGAAATTTCTTTTGCCACAGCACTAAAAACTGGTTGCATTATATTTTTGCCTGGAGATTTAATTAAATGTTTTGTAGCCACATATGTAGCAACAAAGGTAGTTCCAAAATTTTGTAAAAATTGA
- the megL gene encoding methionine gamma-lyase codes for MDKSEMKNMGFATKAVHGGYQKNEVGALATPIYQTSTFIFDSAEQGGRRFALEEEGYIYTRLGNPTNTQLEEKVALLENGEACMSMASGIGAITSCLWTILKAGDHVVAAETLYGCTFAYLNHGLTRYGVDVTFVDTTDPENVRKAMRDNTRVVYLETPANPTLGIADIEAISNIAHQNENCMVVVDNTFCTPYIQRPLELGADAVVHSATKYLNGHGDVIAGFVIGKKEFIDEVRLFGVKDMTGASLSPFDAFLINRGIKTLEIRMDRHCENASKVAEFLENHPMVEKVYYPGLKSFSQYELAKKQMKLPGAIISFEIKGGIEEGKKVMNNVKLCNIAVSLGDTETLIQHPASMTHSPYTKEEREASGITDGLIRLSVGLETPEDIINDLKQALDSIM; via the coding sequence ATGGATAAGAGTGAAATGAAAAACATGGGTTTTGCTACCAAAGCTGTACATGGAGGGTATCAAAAAAATGAAGTTGGGGCATTGGCTACTCCAATATATCAGACTTCCACATTTATATTTGATTCAGCAGAACAAGGTGGAAGGAGATTTGCATTAGAAGAAGAAGGATATATCTATACAAGACTTGGAAATCCAACAAATACTCAACTTGAAGAAAAAGTAGCATTGCTAGAGAATGGAGAAGCTTGTATGTCTATGGCATCTGGCATAGGAGCTATAACATCTTGCCTCTGGACAATACTTAAAGCAGGAGATCATGTAGTAGCTGCTGAAACTCTTTATGGTTGCACTTTTGCCTATTTGAATCATGGATTGACTAGATATGGAGTAGACGTGACCTTTGTAGACACAACAGATCCTGAAAATGTGAGAAAAGCCATGAGAGACAATACAAGAGTAGTATATCTTGAAACACCAGCAAATCCAACTTTGGGAATTGCAGATATTGAAGCTATTTCAAATATTGCTCATCAAAATGAAAATTGTATGGTTGTAGTAGACAATACTTTCTGTACTCCATATATACAAAGACCATTAGAACTAGGAGCAGATGCAGTAGTTCATTCTGCGACAAAATACTTAAATGGTCATGGAGATGTCATAGCTGGTTTTGTAATAGGTAAGAAAGAATTTATTGATGAAGTGAGATTGTTTGGTGTAAAAGATATGACAGGAGCTTCACTTAGTCCTTTCGATGCATTTTTAATAAACAGAGGGATAAAGACTTTGGAAATCAGAATGGATAGACATTGTGAAAACGCTTCCAAAGTAGCTGAATTTCTTGAAAACCATCCAATGGTTGAAAAAGTTTACTACCCAGGACTCAAAAGTTTTTCACAATATGAATTAGCTAAAAAGCAAATGAAACTTCCAGGAGCAATTATTTCCTTTGAAATAAAAGGTGGAATAGAAGAAGGAAAGAAAGTCATGAACAATGTAAAACTTTGCAATATTGCAGTAAGCTTAGGAGATACGGAAACTTTAATCCAACATCCGGCTAGTATGACTCATTCACCATATACAAAGGAAGAAAGGGAAGCTAGTGGTATAACTGATGGACTCATAAGACTATCAGTTGGATTGGAGACTCCTGAAGATATTATAAATGATTTAAAACAAGCATTAGATAGCATTATGTAA
- a CDS encoding P-II family nitrogen regulator — translation MKNILCIIAIVERGKADRIVDKAKKVGAKGATILYGRGTGESEINKFLNIHIEASKEVILVLHEEETYRPVFDTIVEAGRLNDPGTGIIFTIPVSNLVGLHHREK, via the coding sequence ATGAAAAATATTCTATGCATTATAGCTATAGTTGAAAGGGGAAAGGCAGATAGGATTGTAGATAAAGCTAAAAAAGTTGGGGCAAAAGGAGCTACAATATTGTATGGCCGTGGAACTGGAGAAAGTGAAATAAATAAATTTTTAAATATTCACATAGAAGCTTCAAAAGAAGTGATACTTGTACTTCATGAAGAAGAAACATATAGACCAGTATTTGATACTATTGTAGAAGCTGGACGACTCAACGATCCAGGAACAGGTATCATATTTACCATTCCAGTTTCTAATCTTGTAGGACTCCATCACAGGGAAAAATAA
- a CDS encoding aminotransferase class V-fold PLP-dependent enzyme: MYKNLIYGSNTLVPLSNGEKVPYINFDNAATTPPFYSVMEGINNFSPWYSSVHRGSGYKSIISSEFYENARRLVLDFVGGTPEYHEVIFLKNATEGINKLSFRLLEENKDNVVLSTFMEHHSNDLPWRNKYKVDYVNIDESGRLSLEDLEKKLVKHSGKVKLVAVTGASNVTGYVNPIYEIAKISHKYGAKILVDGAQLVPHHPMDMKPINSNEHIDYLVFSAHKMYAPFGTGVLIAPKATFSKGAPEFSGGGTVKIVTSDFILWDDPPYKEEAGTPNLMGVVALINSINTLKSIGMKNIEIYEKELTYYTLEKLSKIPNINLYCDMDVINKVSIIPFNIEGIHHGIVANILSLEGGIAVRNGCFCAQPYVQKLLKISSEEMEKYKLNPNLPRPGMIRLSFGLYNDYIEINIFLELLKNIVMNREYYLNKYRNPSFF, from the coding sequence ATGTATAAAAATTTAATTTATGGTTCAAACACGTTGGTTCCCCTCTCAAATGGAGAAAAAGTCCCATATATAAACTTTGACAATGCTGCTACTACTCCCCCTTTCTATTCAGTCATGGAGGGTATAAACAATTTTTCACCTTGGTATTCTTCTGTTCATAGAGGATCTGGCTATAAATCTATAATTTCCTCTGAATTCTATGAAAATGCTAGAAGATTAGTTTTAGACTTTGTTGGAGGAACTCCAGAATACCATGAAGTAATATTTCTCAAAAATGCTACTGAAGGAATAAATAAACTCTCTTTTAGACTTCTTGAGGAAAACAAAGATAATGTAGTTCTATCTACATTTATGGAACATCACTCCAATGATCTCCCTTGGAGAAATAAATATAAAGTTGACTATGTAAATATAGATGAGTCAGGAAGACTTTCATTGGAAGATTTAGAAAAAAAATTAGTCAAACATAGTGGAAAAGTAAAACTTGTAGCAGTCACTGGAGCTTCAAATGTGACAGGATATGTAAATCCAATATATGAAATAGCTAAAATATCTCATAAATATGGAGCAAAGATATTGGTAGATGGAGCTCAGCTAGTCCCTCACCATCCTATGGATATGAAACCAATTAACTCCAATGAGCATATTGATTATCTTGTATTTTCTGCTCATAAAATGTATGCCCCCTTTGGCACTGGAGTCCTCATAGCCCCTAAAGCTACCTTTTCAAAAGGTGCTCCAGAATTTTCAGGGGGAGGTACTGTAAAAATAGTTACAAGTGACTTTATTTTGTGGGATGACCCTCCATATAAAGAAGAAGCAGGCACTCCAAATTTAATGGGAGTAGTAGCACTTATAAACAGTATAAATACATTGAAATCTATAGGAATGAAAAATATAGAAATATACGAAAAAGAACTTACTTATTATACTCTTGAAAAGCTATCTAAAATACCCAATATAAATTTGTATTGTGATATGGATGTAATAAATAAGGTATCTATAATACCTTTCAATATTGAAGGAATTCATCATGGAATAGTAGCAAATATACTTTCTCTTGAAGGAGGAATTGCTGTAAGAAATGGATGCTTTTGCGCTCAACCCTATGTACAGAAACTCCTTAAAATATCCTCAGAAGAAATGGAGAAGTATAAACTAAATCCCAATTTGCCTCGTCCTGGTATGATAAGACTTAGTTTTGGCCTGTATAATGATTATATAGAAATAAATATATTCCTTGAATTGCTTAAAAATATTGTAATGAATAGAGAATATTATTTAAATAAGTATAGAAATCCCTCCTTTTTCTAA
- a CDS encoding DUF1538 domain-containing protein, whose amino-acid sequence MKNLEGLNALWETARSVLPISAFLILFQVLVLRKPIENAKNFVLGFLLSVFGLHFFLKGVSMSLIPLGNSVGKNLIDLKYKWSIVVFSFILGYFATLVEPALKALALEVEEISVGAIPHTTLIHAVAIGFGGGMAIGMFKILNSIPNTKIILPILLVILVLTYLAPDEFVAIAMDSASSTTGPVNIPLNMAVAIGLSTIVENADPLLNGFGIIGLTSLGAVVSVLVLGILTKF is encoded by the coding sequence ATGAAAAACTTAGAAGGGCTAAATGCCCTGTGGGAAACAGCAAGAAGTGTCCTGCCTATATCAGCTTTTCTAATATTGTTTCAAGTTTTAGTCCTGAGAAAACCTATAGAAAATGCGAAAAATTTTGTTTTAGGATTCTTGTTGAGCGTCTTCGGCCTTCATTTCTTTTTAAAGGGAGTTTCTATGAGCCTCATTCCATTGGGAAATTCAGTAGGCAAAAATCTCATTGATTTAAAATATAAATGGTCAATAGTAGTATTTTCTTTTATACTAGGATATTTTGCAACTTTGGTAGAGCCGGCTTTAAAAGCATTGGCTTTAGAAGTTGAGGAAATTTCAGTAGGAGCTATTCCTCATACAACTTTAATTCATGCTGTAGCTATAGGATTTGGCGGAGGAATGGCCATAGGCATGTTTAAGATATTGAATAGTATTCCCAATACTAAAATTATCTTACCTATACTTTTAGTCATACTTGTCCTGACTTATTTAGCACCTGATGAATTCGTAGCTATTGCCATGGATTCTGCTAGTTCTACTACAGGACCTGTAAATATACCATTGAACATGGCAGTAGCTATTGGTTTATCCACTATAGTAGAAAATGCAGACCCTCTTTTAAATGGATTTGGTATAATAGGACTGACATCCTTGGGAGCAGTAGTGTCTGTTCTTGTATTAGGAATACTGACAAAGTTTTAA
- a CDS encoding ATP-binding protein, with protein MDKKKNFILVIILVGLLSQLYTDFQILNLKFSLSAVVFSVFLYIYSEINPILLGVSSGLSLGFFRMLFYIIDGGAFKTGIFEIFPEVIFYVTYGTIFYMFKKTFPRMSTRQMFFIVLGSDFLSNIVEVCIRIGIKSFLADLYIIKDLIVVAIIRSGMAIFAIILLKYYKMFLIKEEHEERYKKLLWLTSRLNTEIYRMRESIDYVQSTMSDAYELFLKINNNEDKESWANRSLEISKKTHEVQKEYEQLTKDMEEILKNRIDDNGMYFHELGLILKENMGSEINCQDKNISLDFNLGKDFHTEKQYYLMSALTNIFVNSIDSIEYKGKIVFIHKVSDKDHLFIIQDNGCGIKREEIAHIFSPGYSTKMDYKTGEVNKGLGLSLAKSIVEVYLKGDMSVFSKKDEGTTFEISIPIVEIE; from the coding sequence ATGGATAAAAAGAAAAATTTTATTTTAGTAATCATTTTGGTAGGTCTATTGTCACAATTGTATACTGATTTTCAAATATTAAATTTAAAATTTTCACTTTCAGCGGTGGTTTTTTCTGTGTTTTTATATATTTACAGTGAAATAAATCCCATATTGCTAGGGGTTTCATCTGGACTTTCCCTCGGCTTTTTTAGAATGCTATTTTATATCATTGATGGGGGAGCTTTTAAGACAGGTATTTTTGAAATTTTTCCAGAGGTAATTTTTTATGTGACCTATGGTACTATATTTTATATGTTTAAAAAAACGTTTCCAAGGATGTCTACAAGACAGATGTTTTTTATAGTTTTAGGAAGTGATTTTTTAAGCAATATAGTTGAAGTATGCATTCGTATTGGAATCAAGTCTTTTTTGGCAGATTTATATATTATAAAAGACTTGATTGTAGTAGCTATTATAAGGTCTGGAATGGCTATATTTGCAATTATATTGCTTAAATATTATAAAATGTTTCTCATAAAGGAAGAACATGAAGAAAGGTATAAAAAACTTCTTTGGCTAACTTCAAGACTCAATACCGAAATATATAGGATGAGGGAAAGTATAGATTATGTTCAAAGCACTATGTCTGATGCCTATGAACTATTTTTAAAAATTAACAATAATGAAGATAAAGAAAGTTGGGCCAATAGATCCCTTGAGATTTCAAAAAAGACTCACGAAGTACAAAAGGAATATGAACAATTAACTAAGGATATGGAAGAAATCCTTAAAAATAGAATAGATGATAATGGTATGTATTTTCATGAACTAGGACTTATTTTAAAAGAAAATATGGGTTCGGAGATAAACTGCCAAGATAAAAATATTTCCCTTGATTTCAATTTAGGAAAAGATTTTCATACAGAAAAACAGTATTATTTAATGTCAGCTTTGACAAATATTTTTGTGAATTCTATTGATTCCATTGAATATAAAGGCAAGATTGTATTTATTCATAAAGTATCAGATAAAGACCATTTATTTATAATACAAGATAATGGGTGTGGTATAAAAAGAGAAGAAATTGCTCATATATTTTCACCGGGCTATTCTACTAAAATGGATTATAAAACTGGGGAAGTAAACAAAGGACTAGGACTTAGTCTTGCCAAAAGTATAGTTGAAGTTTATTTAAAGGGAGATATGTCTGTTTTTTCAAAGAAAGATGAAGGGACAACCTTTGAAATATCTATTCCAATAGTAGAAATAGAATAA
- a CDS encoding ABC-2 transporter permease: MFNLVKKDLKLSTKINIFGVAYAMFISAMGMNLPVDLPVNIMYILGIINFVFVSVIYSIGYDDKNKSEVVLNSFPIDRKDIVIGKYVTLLIFIFVSCIFVFLLTNIIKGLGVKPDGRPADIWDVVAAMSLLLVFYSIYYPLYFKLGDLRMFNSILWMLVFVGPTILGKIGRKLESKGLLKGMASLNIRQITLFAFIFSILIYYISLQISKKIYMTREF; encoded by the coding sequence ATGTTTAATTTGGTTAAGAAGGATTTAAAATTATCTACTAAAATAAATATTTTTGGAGTAGCTTATGCAATGTTTATTTCTGCAATGGGAATGAATTTACCTGTTGATTTACCTGTAAATATAATGTATATACTAGGAATCATTAATTTTGTATTTGTTTCTGTAATTTATTCTATCGGATATGATGACAAGAACAAAAGTGAAGTAGTTTTAAACAGTTTTCCAATTGATAGAAAGGATATTGTAATAGGTAAATATGTGACTCTTTTAATATTTATATTTGTTAGTTGCATTTTTGTATTTTTATTGACAAATATAATTAAAGGATTAGGAGTAAAACCAGATGGTAGGCCTGCGGATATATGGGATGTTGTAGCAGCTATGAGTTTATTGCTAGTATTTTATTCTATATATTATCCACTATATTTTAAATTAGGTGATTTGAGAATGTTTAATTCAATACTATGGATGTTAGTGTTTGTTGGGCCAACTATCTTAGGCAAAATAGGAAGAAAATTAGAATCAAAAGGTCTATTAAAAGGAATGGCAAGTTTAAATATAAGGCAAATAACTTTATTTGCATTTATATTTTCTATACTAATATACTATATTTCACTTCAAATATCTAAAAAAATATATATGACAAGGGAGTTTTAA
- a CDS encoding ABC transporter ATP-binding protein — protein MDYILEVNNLRKEFKKFTLKDISFKLEPGYIMGFIGPNGAGKSTTIKLIMNLLKLDGGEIKVFGLDHKKHEKEIKDRIGFVYDENYYYEDLTIKQMKNIVASFYSKWDDATFNDYIEQFDLDPKSKIKTLSKGMKMKFSLAVALSHNADLIIMDEPTSGLDPVFRREILDILYNVIQDETKSIFFSTHITTDLEKIADYITFINKGSIVFSETKDEVLENYSVVKGGTDLLDRDTKKEFIGLKETNVGFEGLTNNKDEVKRLFGEQVLIERATLEDIMFYTVRG, from the coding sequence ATGGACTATATTTTGGAAGTTAATAATTTGAGAAAAGAGTTTAAAAAATTTACATTAAAAGATATAAGTTTCAAATTAGAACCGGGATATATCATGGGATTTATAGGGCCAAATGGGGCTGGAAAAAGCACTACTATTAAATTAATAATGAATTTGCTTAAATTAGATGGAGGGGAAATAAAGGTATTTGGATTAGACCATAAAAAACATGAAAAAGAAATAAAAGACAGGATTGGTTTTGTATATGACGAGAATTATTATTATGAGGATTTGACTATAAAGCAGATGAAAAATATAGTGGCAAGTTTTTATTCTAAATGGGATGATGCTACTTTTAATGACTATATTGAACAATTTGATTTGGATCCAAAATCTAAAATAAAGACTCTTTCTAAGGGGATGAAGATGAAATTTTCCTTAGCTGTAGCTCTTTCTCACAATGCGGATTTGATCATAATGGATGAGCCTACATCTGGGTTAGATCCAGTATTTAGAAGAGAGATACTAGATATACTTTACAATGTCATACAAGATGAAACCAAAAGTATATTTTTCTCAACTCATATAACTACGGATTTAGAGAAAATAGCAGATTATATTACCTTTATCAATAAAGGAAGTATTGTTTTTTCAGAAACTAAAGATGAAGTACTTGAAAATTATAGTGTGGTTAAAGGAGGAACAGACCTTCTTGATAGAGATACAAAAAAAGAATTTATAGGTCTTAAGGAAACCAATGTAGGATTTGAAGGATTGACGAATAATAAAGATGAGGTGAAAAGACTTTTTGGAGAACAGGTTCTAATAGAAAGAGCAACTCTTGAAGATATAATGTTTTATACAGTAAGGGGGTAA
- a CDS encoding hydrolase, whose amino-acid sequence MEKYIPEVKSKLRSRIIEVPPVIYKASGIKVLGTRIKSLLFSTDVAIIKNTNANSIIAVYPFTPQLSITQAILEVAPVPVFAGVGGGITTGRRSIDIALQAELMGAYGVVVNAPTTNEVISEMYDRIDIPIIATIVSEFDDYKGKLDAGARILNVSGGARTAEIVRKIRDDYKELPIIATGGPTDESILKTIEAGANAITYTPPSSADIFAGIMSQYRIEKEK is encoded by the coding sequence ATGGAAAAATACATTCCTGAAGTAAAATCTAAATTAAGAAGCAGAATCATAGAAGTACCACCAGTTATATATAAAGCCAGCGGAATAAAAGTATTGGGTACCCGTATTAAATCCCTTCTTTTTTCCACAGATGTAGCCATTATAAAAAATACAAATGCCAATTCTATAATAGCAGTGTATCCCTTTACCCCACAGCTTTCCATTACTCAAGCAATATTAGAAGTAGCACCTGTGCCTGTATTTGCAGGAGTTGGTGGTGGAATAACTACTGGTAGAAGATCTATAGATATAGCTCTTCAAGCTGAACTGATGGGAGCATATGGAGTAGTAGTCAATGCACCAACCACAAATGAAGTCATAAGTGAGATGTATGACAGAATAGATATACCCATTATTGCCACTATAGTATCAGAATTTGATGATTATAAGGGAAAATTAGATGCAGGTGCAAGAATTTTAAATGTGTCTGGAGGAGCAAGAACTGCAGAAATAGTTCGAAAGATAAGAGATGACTACAAGGAACTTCCTATTATAGCTACAGGAGGACCTACAGATGAAAGTATACTAAAGACTATTGAAGCTGGGGCAAATGCTATAACCTATACCCCACCTTCCAGTGCAGATATTTTTGCTGGGATCATGTCACAATATAGGATCGAGAAAGAAAAATAA